A single Mustela lutreola isolate mMusLut2 chromosome X, mMusLut2.pri, whole genome shotgun sequence DNA region contains:
- the SUV39H1 gene encoding histone-lysine N-methyltransferase SUV39H1: protein MAENLKGCSVCCKSSWNQLQDLCRLAKLSCPALGISKRNLYDFEVEYLCDYKKIREQEYYLVKWRGYPDSESTWEPRQNLKCVRILKQFHKDLERELLRRHHRSKPPRHLDPSLANYLVQKAKQRRALRRWEQELNAKRSHLGRITVENEVDLDGPPRAFVYINEYRVGEGITLNQVAVGCECQDCLWAPAGGCCPGASLHKFAYNDQGQVRLRAGLPIYECNSRCRCGYDCPNRVVQKGIRYDLCIFRTDDGRGWGVRTLEKIRKNSFVMEYVGEIITSEEAERRGQIYDRQGATYLFDLDYVEDVYTVDAAYYGNISHFVNHSCDPNLQVYNVFIDNLDERLPRIAFFATRTIRAGEELTFDYNMQVDPVDMESTRMDSNFGLAGLPGSPKKRVRIECKCGTESCRKYLF, encoded by the exons ATGGCGGAAAATTTAAAAG GCTGCAGTGTGTGTTGCAAGTCTTCTTGGAATCAGCTACAGGACCTGTGCCGCCTGGCCAAGCTCTCCTGCCCAGCCCTTGGCATCTCCAAGAGGAATCTCTATGACTTTGAAGTCGAGTACCTGTGTGATTACAAGAAGATCCGC GAACAAGAGTATTACCTGGTAAAATGGCGCGGATACCCAGACTCAGAGAGCACCTGGGAGCCACGGCAGAATCTCAAGTGTGTGCGCATTCTCAAGCAGTTCCACAAGGACTTAGAGAGGGAGCTGCTCCGGCGGCACCACCGGTCGAAGCCCCCCAGGCACCTGGACCCAAGCTTGGCCAACTACCTGGTACAGAAGGCCAAGCAGAGGCGGGCGCTCCGGCGCTGGGAGCAGGAGCTCAATGCCAAGCGCAGCCACCTGGGACGCATCACCGTGGAGAATGAGGTGGACCTGGATGGCCCCCCACGGGCTTTCGTATACATCAACGAGTACCGTGTGGGGGAGGGCATCACCCTCAACCAGGTGGCTGTGGGCTGTGAGTGCCAGGACTGTCTGTGGGCCCCCGCCGGAGGCTGCTGCCCTGGGGCATCCCTGCACAAGTTTGCCTACAATGACCAGGGTCAAGTGCGGCTGCGTGCGGGACTGCCCATCTACGAGTGCAACTCGCGCTGCCGCTGCGGCTATGACTGCCCCAACCGCGTGGTACAGAAGGGCATCCGCTATGACCTCTGCATCTTCCGCACGGATGACGGGCGTGGCTGGGGCGTCCGCACGCTGGAGAAGATCCGCAAGAACAGCTTCGTCATGGAGTACGTGGGAGAG ATCATTACCTCAGAGGAGGCGGAGCGGCGGGGCCAGATCTACGACCGCCAGGGCGCCACCTACCTCTTTGACCTGGACTACGTGGAGGACGTGTACACCGTGGATGCTGCCTATTATGGCAACATCTCCCACTTTGTCAACCACAGT TGTGACCCCAACCTCCAGGTGTACAACGTCTTCATAGACAACCTCGATGAGCGACTGCCCCGCATCGCTTTCTTCGCCACAAGAACCATCCGGGCAGGGGAGGAGCTCACCTTTGATTACAACATGCAAG TGGACCCCGTGGACATGGAGAGCACCCGCATGGACTCCAACTTTGGCCTGGCTGGGCTCCCCGGCTCCCCCAAGAAGCGGGTCCGTATTGAATGCAAGTGTGGGACTGAATCCTGCCGTAAATACCTCTTCTAG